A single Lactuca sativa cultivar Salinas chromosome 8, Lsat_Salinas_v11, whole genome shotgun sequence DNA region contains:
- the LOC111920966 gene encoding GDT1-like protein 4: MNRRTSFALFLLCLLVFLAASRVSAKDLFVDNDNGEATGSTIDLGRRSKVVVDTLKNNVIGGDKIDPKAVAVLNLDSGLGVFDAFFASLSMILVSEIGDETFIIAALMAMRHPKSIVLSGALSALFVMTILSTGLGRIVPNLISRKHTNSAATVLYAFFGLRLLYIAWRSNSKASQKKEMEEVEEKLESGQGKTSVRRFFSRFCTPIFLESFILTFLAEWGDRSQIATIALATHKNAVGVAVGAIIGHTICTSVAVIGGSMLASKISQRTVATVGGLLFLGFSLSSYFYPPL, translated from the exons ATGAATAGGCGTACATCTTTCGCTCTGTTCCTCCTCTGCCTTTTAGTTTTCCTTGCTGCATCTCGCGTTTCAGCTAAG GACCTTTTTGTTGACAATGATAACGGAGAGGCAACTGGATCCACTATAGATCTGGGCCGGCGTAGTAAA GTGGTTGTGGACACACTAAAAAACAATGTGATAGGTGGTGACAAGATTGATCCAAAGGCTGTGGCTGTACTGAATTTGGATTctggtcttggtgtttttgatgcATTTTTTGCTAGTTTGTCAATGATCCTTGTCAGTGAG ATTGGAGATGAGACTTTTATAATAGCAGCTCTCATGGCAATGCGTCATCCAAAGTCAATTGTCCTCTCTGGTGCACTCAGTGCTCTATTTGTGATGACG ataCTTTCAACGGGGCTTGGTAGGATTGTTCCAAACCTGATATCCAGGAAGCATACAAACAGTGCTGCCACAG TTCTTTATGCCTTTTTTGGGTTGCGGTTGCTTTATATTGCTTGGAGATCAAATTCAAAAGCATCCCAGAAGAAGGAGATGGAAgaa gtGGAGGAGAAACTGGAGTCTGGACAAGGGAAAACAAGTGTCCGGCGATTCTTTTCTAGGTTCTGTACTCCTATATTCTTAgag TCatttattttgacatttttagCGGAATGGGGTGATCGGAGCCAAATAGCCACAATAGCT CTAGCAACACATAAAAATGCAGTAGGGGTTGCAGTGGGGGCCATAATAGGGCACACGATCTGTACATCGGTTGCAGTGATTGGTGGAAGCATGCTGGCCTCCAAAATCTCACAACGCACGGTTGCAACAGTTGGTGGTTTGTTATTCCTTGGCTTTTCTTTGTCATCCTACTTCTATCCTCCTTTATAA